GACATCGCGGTACGCGGCGTACAGGTCGTCATACACCGGAACCGCGGCCGGGTCGGGCTCCGTGACGGTGGAGATTTTCGGCACCGGAAAATCCGACCAGGTCCACATTCCTTGGGCGACCCCGGCGAGCACCGCGGTACCGTACGCGCTCGTGGCCTGGCCGCCTTCGAGCTGGTGCACTTCACGGTTCAGCGTCGACGCGGTGATCGTTCGCCACAACTCGCTGCGGGCGCCGCCGTCGACGACGTAGACGCGGTCGACGCGGTGTCCGGCGGATTCGATCACTTCCACATGGTGGCGGAACGCGTACGATACCCCTTCGAGGACCGCGCGAAAGAGATGCGCCGGCGTGTGCGACAGCGTCAGGCCCACGATCGTGCCGCGCGCGTACGGATCGTGGAGCGGGGTTTTCTCGCCGAGGAAGTACGGGAGCACGATCAGACCGTCGGCCCCGCAGGACACGGCGGCGGCTTCCCGGTCGAGTTCGGCGAAGCTCTGCCCCGGCCGGAACCGCTCTCTGAACCACGCCGCCAGGCTGCCGGAGGTCGTCATGCAGCCGTTGAGCACGTACAGCCCCGGAATATCGTGAAAGTCGATGTAGAGCTCGCGCAGCGGCGCGAACGCGTCCATGACGTAGAGCACGTCCCCGCCCCCGCCGAACTTGAGCACGACGTCGCCGGATCGCCGCAGTCCCGCGCCGAGGGCGGCGGCCATGTGGTCCGCGCTGCCAGCGATCACCGGCAGGCCGCGCGGCAGGCCCGCGTCCTGCGCGTCGTCGTTCCGCAGCTCGCCGGCCGGCTCGTGCGCTCGTTTGACGGACGGCAGCGCGAGGACGGGAAACTCCAACCGTGCCAGCAGGTCGTGGTTCCAGCCGCCCTGCCGCACGTCCCACATGCCGGATTCGAGCGCCCAGTTCGCCTCCGCGTAGACGGCGCCGGTCAGGCGGTGGGTCAGATACTCGACTGCGCCGGTGACGCGGACCGCGCGCCGCCACACCTCCGGTTCGTGCTCGCGGATCCACAGGAGCCTCTGGGGCACCATCTGCTGGTTCCAGACGGAGCCGGCGCGGGCGAACATCTCGTCGTCGGCGTAGCGCTCCCGGCACCGCGCAAGTTCGGCCGCGGCCCTGGCGTCGTTCTGCTGAATCGACGGCCGCACCGGCGCACCCGACCGGTCGAGCAGGATCACGGCCGGCGTCATCGTGGAGATGCCGAGCCCCCGCAGCCGCTCGCCGCCGCACGCGGCCGCGGCGCGGCCCGCGAGGCGGAGCACGCCCCGCCACCACGCCGCGGGGTCCTCCTCGGCCCATCCCGGGTACGGCGTGGAGAGCGCGTGAGGTTCGTCGCCCTGAAACCGCGGCCGGCCGCCGGCGTCGAGCAGCACCGCCTTCGCGCCGCTGCTGCCGATGTCGATGCCGAGGATCACCGCGGGCTCACCGTCGGGCGTCGCGGACGATCGTCATGAACCGCTCCGCCCGGCGCGGGTCCACGGCGTTCCAGGTGACGCCGTCCACTTTCAGCGACGTCCCGACGATGAGGCCGTCGCAGACCTCGAGGATGGCGGCCACGTTGTCGTGGGTGACGCCGGTGTTCGCCAGCACCGGCACGGACGGCAGCTCCGCCTTGACCGCCCTGAGCGCCTCAAGCGCCACGGCCTCCCCCGTAATGGCGCCGGAAACGAGCACCGCGTCCGCCAGGCTCGAAAAGGCCGCGCTCTTCGCGCGGGCGGGAAGCGTCCGCGCATCGAGCGGCGACGCGAATTCGGCCGACACGTTGAACAGGCACAGCAGCCGGTCGAGCCCGAGGAGACGACGGTAGCGCAACGCCTTCGCGGCCGCGCCCTCCCACAGCCCCATGTCGGAGCCGTAGAGTCCGGTGAAGATCTCGCGCACGAACTGCGCGCCGGTCGCCGCGGCGAGCGCCATCGTGCTCAGCGGGTCCCACAGCACGTCGACGCCGAAGGGACACCGGATCTCGCCCGCCAGCCGGCCGATGACGTACGCCATCGCGGCCGTCGAGGCCGTGTCCACGCGCAATTCGTAGGGACGGTCGTTTTCGTTCCCGAACATGACGGCGTCGACGCCGGCGCCCTGGAGGTGGGTGAGGTCGGCGCGGGCGGCCTCGACGATCGCGGCCATGCCCCGCTCCGCATCGTGCAGCGGCGTTCCCGGGAGGGCGGCGAGATGAACCATCGCGATGACGGGCTTGCGCGTCCGGAAAACCTCATGGAATCGATCGATGGGCCGGTGTTCCACGTCGCGGTCCTCCTTCCGGCTCAACCTCTCAGGATGTGCCTGGCAGATGCCCGCTTCGTCGAGATCAACTAAGATCTTCGCGAGCCCCGAAGCCTCCTTCACGACGCACTCCGGCCGATAGCCTCCGAGCACCCGGCCGGCCGTTCAGCGCGCGGTCCCTGCCCGGCGGCCCGACGCAAACGCCGGCGCCACCTCGTTGAGAAAGAGATCGAGTTGCCGGCGCTGCTGCCAGGACGCGAGCCGCACCGCGATCTCCTGCACCCCGGCCTCGAAGTACGCATGAAACTGCTCGATGCACTGCGCGGGCGTTCCCATCGCGGTCCACGCCTCCACGAACGCCGGCGTGAAGTTGGCCGTGTAGTACTGGTTCAGGAACTTCGTGCTCTCGTCGAGCGCCGCGGCGCGGTTCGGATTGATGTTGATGTTGTGGTAGAGGACGTTGCCGAGCGCGGCGGGGTCGCGCCCCTCTTCCGCGGCCAAGTCCCGGATGATCTGCCACTGCTCACCGAAGACCTTGGGCGGAATCTTGTTGGTCATCCAGCCGTCGGCAAGGCGCGCCACGCGCCGGAACGCCCGATCGACGTTGCGCCGGTCCACCGCCTGGCCGACCTTATAGGTGACGGTGGTGGGGTTGCTCGCGATCCAGATCGGGAGCGGCTTCTGGACCGGCCTCGGCTCGATCGTCACGCCTTCGGTCCGGTAGAACCGGCCCTGGTGGACGACGCGCTCTTCGGTGAACAGACGCCGCAGGAGGACGATCCCCTCTTCGAGCCGCCCGATCCGCTCCTTCGAGAGGATGCCCATCGTGCGGTGCTCGAGCGCCTGGGCGGCGCTCATCTCGTCGGCGCCGCCCAGACAGGCGATCAGCAGCGCCCGGCCGTTGGAGATGACGTCGAGGCTGGCCCACTGGGCCGCGAGCAGCACCGGATGGCGCTGGGGAAACGTCGCCATGCAGGCGACGCCGACCCGCACGCGCCGCGTGCGGCCCGCGAGCGCGCCGAGCAGGACCACGGATTCAAGGCGCGGCTTCGCGAGCAGGCTGTCCCCCACCCAGAGAGACTGGAACGCCCCCGACCGGTCGGCGGCCTCTCCGAGGTCCAGCAGCTCGTCGGGCGTCACGGCGCCGAGCAGGACGCCGCGGTTGGCCAGCGTGAGACCAAACGCTCCCATCGTCACTCCTTCTCTACGCCACCCGCACTGCTAAGATGTGCGCATGGACGGTCTCGTCACGCAGCTCCTCGACCGGCCGGTGGTCGTGGTCGAAGGCCCCGTCACGGACGAGCAGGACGGCTTGTGGCCCGAGGAACTGGCCTATCTGGGCCGCGCCGCGCCGAAGCGCCGTCGGGAGTTCGCCACCGGCCGGCGGTTCGCCCACCGCGCTCTCGAAATGCTCGGAACGGCGTCCCGGGCGCTGCCGATCGGCCCCGACCGGTCGCCCCGCTGGCCCGACGGCATAACGGGTTCCATTACCCACGGGGCCGGCTACTGCGCGGTGGCCGTCGCGCGGACGGCCGACGCCGCCGCGATCGGAATCGACATCGAGGACACCGCGCGTTTCCGGCCCGCGCTGCTGCCGCGCGTGCTGTCACCGCAAGAGATCGCCGCGGGCCCCTTCGGCACAGACGGCGAGCAGCGGCAGCGGAGCGCCGCGGCGATGTTCAGCGCAAAGGAGTCGCTGTACAAGAGCCTGCGCACCCTGTCCGGGACGCGCCTCCATTTCCACGAGTGCGCGGTCACCCTCGATCCGGCGTCTCGCGTCTTCGCGGCCGGCCTGCTGGTCCCGGCGGCGCCGTTCGCCGCGGGCCACCGATTTACCGGCCGGTTCGCGTTTGGCGGCGGTCTCGTCGCGACCGCGATCCTGCTGCCGCCGGCGCGGGCGGACCGCCGGCCATCATGACACGATTAGCCGGCCGTTAGGGTTAGGCGACGCGCACCGCCGGATTCCGCAGCACGCCGATCTCATCCGCGCTGATCTCGATCACGTCCCCGGCTTCGCACGCGAACTCGTCCGGCGGCACGATGCCGGTCCCCGTCAGCAACACCGTCATCGGCGGCACGTCGTTGGCCCGCCGAAGGCAGTCGATCAGTTCCCGCAGCGGCCGCCGGAGGCGCGAGGTCGCCACCTCACCCGAGAACACCGCGCGGCCGCCGCGTGCGATGCGGCACCGCAGGACGAGATCCCGTTCGAGCGGCGCATCCGTCAGGACCACCACGGGCCCCAGGCTGCAGCACGCCCGGTAGATCTTGGCCTGAGGGAGATAGAGCGGGTTCTCGCCCTCGATGTCGCGCGCGCTCATGTCGTTGCCGAGTGTGTAGCCGACCACCGAGCCGTCCGCACCGAGCACCGCCGCCAGTTCAGGTTCCGGCACGGTCCAGCGCGAGTCGGCGCGCACGCCGACGGGGGCGTTCGGGCCGACGCACCGCGACGCGGTGGCCTTGAAGAACACTTCGGGCCGCTCGGCGTCGTAGACCTTGTCGTAGATGCCGGCGGTCGTCGTCTCGGCGAGCCGCGCCTCGCGGCTGCGCTCGTAGGTGACGCCCGCGGCCCACACTTCGGGTGCCGCGATCGGGATCATCAGGTGCGGCCGGTCCGGCGCGGGCGCCCGGTCGAGATCGCGATACGAATACGCCTGACCTCCGCCGAGCATCGACCGCGCCACGTCCGCGGCGCGCGCGTGCGTCCGCGAACTTTCCGCGCACAGCGCGTCGAGCGAATCGGCCGGCGCGCCGGCCGACGCCGGGGGCACGCGGACTTCCGGTCCCTCGCAGAGGCCGAGCGACGCGCCCCGTCCGGGAACCCAGACCCGCGCGATCCGCACGCCCGCGGTCATCCCGCCGCCTCCCGCCGCCCGGCCGCGCTCGTCCAAGCGCGGCCGGTGGGAAACTCGTACGCGTCGAGCGAGTCCGGCCGCATGGCGATGCTGAAGCCCGGGCGCTCGGGCGGCATGTAGCGTCCCCGCCGGATCACGACCGGGTCGACGAAGTGCTCGTGCAGGTGGTCGACGTATTCGAGGACACGCCGCTCGAGCGAGCCCGACACCGCGATGTAGTCGAACAGCGAGACGTGCTGCTCGTACTCGCACAGGCCGACGCCGCCGGCGTGCGGGCAGACCGGGATCCCGAACTTGGCCGCGAGCAACAGGACCGCCAGCATCTCGTTGACGCCGCCGAGACGGGCCACGTCCGCCTGGCAGAAGGCGATCGCGCCGGCCTGAAAGTACTGCTTGAACATCACGCGGTTGTGCACGTGCTCGCCGGTGGCGACCCCGATCGGCGCGACGGCGCGCGCGATCGCGGCGTGTCCGAGGACGTCGTCGGGGCTCGTCGGCTCCTCGATCCACAGCGGGCGGAACGGCGCGAGCGCGCGCGTCCGCTCGATGGCCGTCCCGACGTCCCAGTATTGATTCGCGTCCATCAGCAGCGCGCGGTCCGGGCCGATCTCCTCCCGGATCAGGGCCGCGCGGCGCCGGTCGTCGTCGGGATTGACGCCGACCTTCATCTTGACGTGCGTCCAACCCGCGGCGGTCGCCTCGCGGCACAGCCGGCGAACCTTCTCGTCCGGATAGCCGAGCCACCCGGCGGACGTCGTGTACGCCGGAAAGCCGTCGCGGCGCATCTCGACCTCACGCCGGGCGCGCGCCGCGTGCTGCCGGCGGAGCAGCTCGAGCGCCTCGTCCGGGCTCAGGACATCCGTCAGGTAG
The bacterium DNA segment above includes these coding regions:
- a CDS encoding FGGY family carbohydrate kinase — encoded protein: MILGIDIGSSGAKAVLLDAGGRPRFQGDEPHALSTPYPGWAEEDPAAWWRGVLRLAGRAAAACGGERLRGLGISTMTPAVILLDRSGAPVRPSIQQNDARAAAELARCRERYADDEMFARAGSVWNQQMVPQRLLWIREHEPEVWRRAVRVTGAVEYLTHRLTGAVYAEANWALESGMWDVRQGGWNHDLLARLEFPVLALPSVKRAHEPAGELRNDDAQDAGLPRGLPVIAGSADHMAAALGAGLRRSGDVVLKFGGGGDVLYVMDAFAPLRELYIDFHDIPGLYVLNGCMTTSGSLAAWFRERFRPGQSFAELDREAAAVSCGADGLIVLPYFLGEKTPLHDPYARGTIVGLTLSHTPAHLFRAVLEGVSYAFRHHVEVIESAGHRVDRVYVVDGGARSELWRTITASTLNREVHQLEGGQATSAYGTAVLAGVAQGMWTWSDFPVPKISTVTEPDPAAVPVYDDLYAAYRDVYRRLKDLYPRLSARPSR
- a CDS encoding fumarylacetoacetate hydrolase family protein, translated to MTAGVRIARVWVPGRGASLGLCEGPEVRVPPASAGAPADSLDALCAESSRTHARAADVARSMLGGGQAYSYRDLDRAPAPDRPHLMIPIAAPEVWAAGVTYERSREARLAETTTAGIYDKVYDAERPEVFFKATASRCVGPNAPVGVRADSRWTVPEPELAAVLGADGSVVGYTLGNDMSARDIEGENPLYLPQAKIYRACCSLGPVVVLTDAPLERDLVLRCRIARGGRAVFSGEVATSRLRRPLRELIDCLRRANDVPPMTVLLTGTGIVPPDEFACEAGDVIEISADEIGVLRNPAVRVA
- a CDS encoding 4'-phosphopantetheinyl transferase superfamily protein, yielding MDGLVTQLLDRPVVVVEGPVTDEQDGLWPEELAYLGRAAPKRRREFATGRRFAHRALEMLGTASRALPIGPDRSPRWPDGITGSITHGAGYCAVAVARTADAAAIGIDIEDTARFRPALLPRVLSPQEIAAGPFGTDGEQRQRSAAAMFSAKESLYKSLRTLSGTRLHFHECAVTLDPASRVFAAGLLVPAAPFAAGHRFTGRFAFGGGLVATAILLPPARADRRPS
- a CDS encoding L-fuconate dehydratase, with translation MPTKIRDVVVRDIRFPTSRALDGSDAMNPDPDYSAAYVVLKTDDPSGPEGHGLTFTIGRGNDLCVAAARALAPIVRGRTVEDCTRDMGAFYRTLTGDSQFRWIGPEKGVVHLATAALVNAMWDLYAKREHKPLWKLLADLSPEALVAAVDFRYLTDVLSPDEALELLRRQHAARARREVEMRRDGFPAYTTSAGWLGYPDEKVRRLCREATAAGWTHVKMKVGVNPDDDRRRAALIREEIGPDRALLMDANQYWDVGTAIERTRALAPFRPLWIEEPTSPDDVLGHAAIARAVAPIGVATGEHVHNRVMFKQYFQAGAIAFCQADVARLGGVNEMLAVLLLAAKFGIPVCPHAGGVGLCEYEQHVSLFDYIAVSGSLERRVLEYVDHLHEHFVDPVVIRRGRYMPPERPGFSIAMRPDSLDAYEFPTGRAWTSAAGRREAAG
- a CDS encoding BtpA/SgcQ family protein translates to MDRFHEVFRTRKPVIAMVHLAALPGTPLHDAERGMAAIVEAARADLTHLQGAGVDAVMFGNENDRPYELRVDTASTAAMAYVIGRLAGEIRCPFGVDVLWDPLSTMALAAATGAQFVREIFTGLYGSDMGLWEGAAAKALRYRRLLGLDRLLCLFNVSAEFASPLDARTLPARAKSAAFSSLADAVLVSGAITGEAVALEALRAVKAELPSVPVLANTGVTHDNVAAILEVCDGLIVGTSLKVDGVTWNAVDPRRAERFMTIVRDARR
- a CDS encoding LLM class flavin-dependent oxidoreductase, with protein sequence MGAFGLTLANRGVLLGAVTPDELLDLGEAADRSGAFQSLWVGDSLLAKPRLESVVLLGALAGRTRRVRVGVACMATFPQRHPVLLAAQWASLDVISNGRALLIACLGGADEMSAAQALEHRTMGILSKERIGRLEEGIVLLRRLFTEERVVHQGRFYRTEGVTIEPRPVQKPLPIWIASNPTTVTYKVGQAVDRRNVDRAFRRVARLADGWMTNKIPPKVFGEQWQIIRDLAAEEGRDPAALGNVLYHNININPNRAAALDESTKFLNQYYTANFTPAFVEAWTAMGTPAQCIEQFHAYFEAGVQEIAVRLASWQQRRQLDLFLNEVAPAFASGRRAGTAR